From Bacteroidia bacterium:
GCTCTCGCAATTTCCTTTGTACTAAATCCGCAAAGAGATTTGAGAATGAAGGTTTTTTGATTTTCCTCTGAAATAGCAGGATGGCAACAGGCGTACATCATCCCAAGAAAATCGTCTTTTATATTGCTCTCCTGCCAATGATTATTCATCGCTTCAGAAAGCGTATATTCAGATGTCAATAATTTTCTTTCCGGATCGGCAAAATCAATAATTTGATTGTGCTTATCTCTTCTGATTATGTCAATCGCTTTATTCTTTGCAGTTCTGTATAGCCATGCCTTTGGATTATCCGGAATGCCTCTGAATTTCCAGGTTTCCATAGCAGAAAGCAAAGCATCCTGCACTACATCTTCGGCCAATCCAAAATTTTCAGATCCGAAAATTTTTACTAAAACAGAAACCATCTTTCCGGACTCATGTCTGAAAAGATGGTTTACTGTAAGTTCAATATCGGGTGAAATTTTCAAATTCAATCCATTGGTCTTATTTCCCGAATTTCAAGTGTGCAATTATGCTCAAGACCTGGACAACCTTTGGCCAATTCGGTGGCTTCGTTCAGCGATTCAGCCTTCAGGATAATGTAGCCGGCAACCAATTCTTTGCCTTCTGCAAGCGGACGGTCAATTACCCGCTTCCCGGCCTCAACTAATGATTTGCCTTCATTCATGAGGGGTTGGCCGGCCACGAATTTTCCATTTTCAGCCAGTCCCCCCATCCATTTTTGCCATTCTTGCATATGTCTTTGCATTTCCTCCGGAGATTTAAGCGAAGATACATCCTCACCACCTCGAATAATTATCAGATATTCATTCATGATTATGCGTCTTTAGTTTCCATTGCACCAATTTGAGACATGATGCTCAACGGGTTCATTTCAAAATATTCGTTTGCTACTTTTCCATCCACGATTTCAAAAAGATCCATCCATGAAAAAGTAAGATCATTGCCGGTAGCAGGAACTCCGTTGAATTCCCCAACATGTTTTCCTGACCAGTGTCCTCTGGCTACAACATGGTTTCCGTCTTCAATTAACTGGTCAATGTGATGTTTTCCCTCAAAGGCTGAAGTCATCATTTGCATCATGCCAATGTGTTCTTCCACTTCAATGGGCTGAGGACTCATTGGATTGTGAAATTTGTGGTTAGGTGCCATAAGCTTCTTTACACCCTCAAAGTTCCTGGAGTCAATACCGTTGAACCATGCCTTCGCAATTGCTTTTGCTGTCATTTTTTTACTTTTTTAATGATTAAATAAATTGTTTCAACACAGGTAAGACGAACTCCCCTTTCAAATTTAGACATTCCCATCAAAATATTTTTTCCCATTTTTCTTAAGGTCCATTGTAATTTAAAGATAGCCAGGAATTGTGAAGCACGAGGGGAAAACACAGGTTACCCGATCATACTAATGCCGGGTAACTCAGCCCGAAAAATGAATGAATAATTTAACCTGTTGCAGCTCCCGGAAAAATACGCCTCTGCAAACGCAATTCGATACCCGGGGTGGTTTCCTAATTTATTCCTTCTTTCCTTATGACGGCTCATCAGGAAATGCAGGTACATATCTTTTTTAAAGATCCAGTAAGAACAGGATATCGGACTGATGTGTATGCCAACCCGTTTCAGTATCCACCTTATTTCTGAAAATGTTTGTTATCGCCAGTTCGCCATTATCGGCATCATAGCAGCGGTAATATTTGATTATATTATTGATGGTGCTCATTCTGGACAAAGAAGGAAAAATTCCCTGAAACCAGATTCTATTTCGAAACCAGGTCCACTACTTTCATCCACGGCACTAAATCCCCATGCCCAGTCCTCATCTGCTGCTCACCAGCGTAAACCACCTTCGAAGTTTCAGCCGACTCACTGGTTAACTCCTGCCAATACTTTAGCCCTTTCAGGTAATTGAGCGATGGATTTTTTCCCGATTTTATTTCCACTGCAGTTATTGTTGCGCCCTGATCTATCAATAGGTCCACTTCATGGCCATGACTGTCGCGCCAGAAATAGAGGTGCGGCATTTCCCCTGCATTCAGCAATGACTTGCGGATTTCCGTTATGACCAGGCTCTCGAAAATTTGTACGCGGGCAAAGTGATTGAGTAACTCCTCAGGCTTATTGATGAGCAACAGGCGACAGGCAAGGCCGGTATCATAGAAATAAAGTTTTGGAGATTTGGTTATCCGCTTGTTAAAATTCTTGTGATACGGCTGCAAGAGGTAGATAACATAGCTTGCCTCCAGCACAGAGAGCCAGTGTTTGATCGTATTCACGCTGGTACCGGTTTCGGTAGCCAGGGCGTTCATGTTGAGCAATTGCCCAATCCTTCCGGCACAAAGACCAAGGAACCTGCGGAAGGTAGCAAGGTCGCCAATATTGCGGATGCTGCGTACATCCCGCTCCACATAGGTATTCAGATAGCCGTTGTAGAAAGCCTTAGGGTCAATATTTTGATCGTAGATTCTGGGATAGCTACCTTTCCAAAGATAGGTTTCCAGAGCAGGGAGCTTGCCCACATACGCCAGTTCATCCATCGAAAAGGGCAGAAGCTGGAGTATACCTGTTCTGCCCGCCAGCGATTGCGTAATTTTTTCCAGCATCAGGAAATTCTGCGACCCCGTTAGCAGAAATTTCCGCTGGGGATTTTCATCCACAATGAGTTGGATGTGCGAAAAAAGTTCGGGAACATGCTGCGCTTCATCAATAATGGCTTTTTCGCCCAATTGCGCCAGAAAAAGGGCGGGTTCATTTGTCGCCAGGTTTCTTTGGTCAGGATCTTCAAGGTTCACATAGCTCCAGCCCACAAGTGTTTTCTCCAGTGTTGATTTTCCCGATTGGCGTGGACCGGTGAGAAAAATAACAGGGAACTGGGAAACGTAATCATTAAGAACCGGATGGAGAAGCCGTGCTATCATAATGCAAATTTACACACTTATCCGGAAATTTTTCAATTCAAATGCAAATTTGCACAGGATTCCCTATCATAGCTGATCCAGGCGTTCAGTACTTCCTCCAATTTATCTTCTAAAGATGAAGCATCGCTGAAGTGATTGCTTATAAAAGCCATTGCCTTCCAAAGCTGAAGGTGCTGATCCAGGGAAATTGAAGCTGCCTGGAAATATTGATTGGCTGGTCTTAGGCTTATATTCTTTTTGTTAAGGCCAAGGCGGCCAATGTGTAGCGCATCTTTGGTTTGCGCCATATAGATTTTTTCTCGTGCAGTTCGTTCAGCGAATACGCGCTGAGCCGCACCAAATTTTGACGGTAACTTTGTCAAATACTTTGAGCTGACGAGCGAACTGGAACAGGAAAACTGGATGCCTCGAGGAAGAATAAAAAGGAGCACAGGCCGATCCTTTGCTCTGGCAGAGTTTGAGTGGCCGAGCGAGGGATTAACGAGAACTGATTACTGAAAATTTGATTCAGATTAAAAAAACGATGCTAAACCAAAAAGACATACGTTGGATTCAGCGCTTCAGCAAATACAAGAAGGCGCTTAGTCAACTTGAGAAGTTCATTGACAAAGGCACCCTGAACGAACTGGAGCAACAAGGGCTGATCCAGGCATTTGAGTACACATTCGAGCTTGCCTGGAATACCATCAAAGATTTCTATGAATACCAGGGTGAGGAAGGCATCCAGGGAAGTCGGGATGCTTTTCGAATGGCTTTTAGGCGAGAGTTGATTGCAAACGGAGATGCCTGGATGGAAATGATCAAGAGCCGCCAGCTTACCGTACACAGTTACAATGAAGAAACGGCCAATGAAATTGCTGAGCAGGTGCAGGATTCATACATTCACGAGTTCATGAAATTGAGATCAAGCTTTGAGGAAATCATTAAGAAACAAATCAGGAAGGAGAATAAGGAACAATGAAATTTGGGTTGCCAGAGAAAGCATTGAAGCGGATAATCGAGGTATTCAAAAAGCATCCACAGGTGGACCAAGTGCTGCTGTACGGTTCACGTGCCAAGGGCAACTTTAAGCCTTCATCCGACATTGACCTAACCGTAATTGCCCCTGAACTGAAGTGGAAGGACATCAACCGGATTTCGCTGGAGTTGGATGATCTCCTCCTGCCTTACTCCATTGATATTTCACTTTACCACCATATCAGCGACCCTGATGTGCTGGACCATATTAAGCGCGTGGGGAAGAATTTTTACCAGAAAAATGGATAAGAAAAGGAACGGTAATTAAACATGGCAAATGTGCGATGTTTCAAAAATCATTTTTGCATAAAATAAATGTGGAGAAACCCGTTTCACTCAAGAAAAGGACAAAAGAGCCTGTAAATTCAAATCAGACTTCACCTATTCCTCAATCTCCCCATTCACAATCATCTTGTATCCCACGCCATGCACGTTCAGCAGTTCCAGTGAGGGGTCATCCTTTATCAATTTCCGGATGCGGGTGAGATATACATCCATGCTCTTGGAGGTGAAGAAGTCATCGTCACCCCAAACGCGTTTCAGGATCTGTTGCCGCGAGATCAGGCGGTTTTTGTTCTCCTGGAATACCTGTAGCAATTCCGCCTCCTTGGCGCTTAGCTTTTTTTCTTTGCTGCCATTTTTCAGGCTACGCATATTATAATTGAAAATCAAATTTCCCATGCGGCTGTCCCAATGATACGAATTTTCTGAAACTCCTGTCCTGCTCAGCACGGCTTTAATGCGGCAAAGGAGTTCATGGAAGCTGAAAGGTTTTGTCATGTAATCATCCGCGCCAAGATCGAATCCTTTTAATTTATCATCAATCATATTTTTGGCTGTGAGAAAAATGACGGGGATATGGTGGTCTTGCTTTCTTATTTGCTTTGCCAGCGTAAATCCATCCATTTTTGGCATCATCACATCCAGGATGCAAAGCTGGAAAAGTTCCGCCCGGAATGAACGCAAACCGCTTTCTCCATCCCTGCAGATGGTAGCTTCATAACCGGCCGTCATCAGGTTCTCATTAAGGAGAAACGTCAGATTTTCATCATCATCAACCAGAAGTATTTTAGTTTTAGTCATAAATTCAATCTATGCAGGTTTATCCGGGAGCTTCGCTTTACTTCTTTCGTTTCAATGGGCAGGCGCACAGAGAATACGGATCCTCCTCCTTTCCTGCTATTTAGCTGAACATCACCCCGATGACTTTCAATTATATTCTTTACATAACTCAATCCCAGGCCAAAACCTTTTACATCATGTTTATTGCCAGTGGAAACCCGGTAGAAGCTATCAAATATTGGTTTCTGGTGTTCCTGATTTATTCCAATACCATTATCAGAAAATTCAATTTTAATAAGATCATTTTCTTCAATAACAGAAATATTTACTTCAGGGGTTTTATCATTATATTTTATAGCATTGTCAATCAGATTATAAAAAACATTTGAAATATGCACCGCATCGCAATTCACCATTACAACTGGCTTATAGCTTTTTACGGTAATATTGCCATGCCTTTCACGGATCATGAGGTCAAATAAAGGTACCACCTGCCGAACAATATTATTCAGGTTACAGGGCTTCATGTTCAGCTTTACTTCAGTGCGCTCCATCATGGAAATCTCCATAATTTTTTCCACGTTTTCATCCATGCGTATATTTTCACTATTAATAATGGATAAGTATTGTCGCAATCCATTATTCCCATTAACCAAAGACGAATTTTCTATAGTTTCAAGCGCAAGTGAAATATTGCAAATCGGGGTTTTAAATTCGTGAGTCATATTATTAATAAAGTCATTCTTTATTACTGCAAGTTTCTTTTGCCTCAGCAAAGTACGGACGATGAGCAACACTACGGCACCCAGCAGAACCAGCACCAGAAATGAGCCCACCATTACGAACCCCATGCGCCCCAGCAGAATTTTGTTTTGGGCGGGGATCCATAGCTGCAGCTCCTGCGGGGAAAAAAACCGGCTACCCTGGTAAAATGATGATGTGAAAGGCATGGCACCGGCAAGGAGTACTTCATCCTCAAAATTCCTGAATAGAATGGAATCGTTTTGTTTGTCCTTTAATTGAAACCGGAAATCTGAAGAAATGCCCTGGTTGGATAAATTGATGGTTAAAACGGAATCAATGTAATCCAGGAAATATTTCTCGCCATTGGCATAGGTGAGGGTGACATTGCCTCGGAAAAATTGCTCCTGTTGCTTCTTCGTCATTCCCTTCAATGAATTATGCGGGTTGTCAAATTGCGTTATATGGGAATAACTGCGTGGAAAGTAATGGTATTTCACAAGGATCTCAGCAGTGGCGGTCAGGGGAGAAGAAAAGGAATTGGTTGAAAAAAGGCTATCGCCTGTATAGGCTGCGGCAAACTGGCGGATGGTATCCATAGAAACCCCATCCGCATTTCGTTTAAGGATGAGGATATTCTCTCGCTGTTTCAGATTTATTTTATTAAAACTTTCAAGGCATGTGTAGTTGTCCTCAATTTGCGAAGTGGTGTTCTGAAGCGCCACCAATGCATCACGCCTGAAGTTTTCCTCCTGTAGTGTATATGCGTTGAAAATCCAGTAGAGCTGCGCAGAAACCACAGCGCCTACCGCGACAACCATAAGGATAAACAGAAACTGAAGTGGTTGCTTTCGCATACCTCAAATATAGTTTCCAAACCGGCAATATGACTGACCAGCCCCGGATTTTTAAGTATTTTTAAGTATTTTTTAATAGCTGTTAACCCGCAGTGCCTGCAGGTCCGGATAAATTTGAAGAAAAAAATTATGAAAAAGATATTCCTCATTCTGATACAAATTTCCTGGTCGGCCCTCGTTTTTGGGCAATGGACTCAGATGAATGATTTCCCATCAACCCCTACAGACGGAGCTTTTAGTTTTGTGCTGGATAATAAAGGCTATGTAGGTGGCGGACTTGCGGGGAACGAGGTTTTTAGCTTCGATGCTTCGAATGGTGAATGGACCGAAAAGGCGCCAATCCCCAGCCCTGGCGATCACCTTGCATGGGCCTTTAGCTTTGTAATCAATGGCAAAGCGTACGTTGGTGGTGGCTCTTTCGAGACCGCATCAGACCTCACCGATAAGATGTACGAATATGATCCGCAAATGGATACTTGGACGGAAAAGGCACCTTATCCCGCAGGTGAACGTGATGGCTGCTTTTCTTTTTCTGTTAATGGAAAAGGCTATGTGGGCGGAGGTTTCGATGGGCAGTATATGCTATTCGACTTCTATGAATATAATCCTGCTACTGATCAGTGGCGAAGTTTGCCCGATTATCCGGGAGGACCGGTTCTCTTTGCAGTTTCCTTTGTGATAGATGGGAAAGCCTATGCAGGCACAGGCGCTCAGGGAACTATGGAAATTGATGATATCTGGGAATTTGATCCTACAACAGAAAGCTGGAATCAGGTGGCATCATTTCCCGGAGAATCGCGCCAGGCAGCGGTGGGATATGCCGTTGGCGGCAAAGGCTACATAGCAGGTGGAATGTCTGACTATACAACCATTCGTAGCGACCTTTGGGAATATGACCCTGCTGCGGATAACTGGCAGAAAATAGAAGACAACTTGCCGACTGATCAACTTGCATGGTCAACCGCATTTGTACTAGGAAATGATGCGTTCATTGGCCTCGGAGTGAATTTACCAGACTTCGAATTTTCCAACTCATTCTATAAATACAGTCACGTCTCTACTGGTATTTATCAGAAAACGCCTGCTGCGCTAGAAGTATATCCGAATCCGGCTTCATCTGTCCTGAATATTAAAAACCCGCAAGCAGGGCTAAATGCACAGGGCTATATGCTGGATGCAACAGGAAAGACCGTGAAGAAATGGAAGCCGGATGAAAGCGAAATCAATATCGAAGATCTTGCAGAAGGAATCTATCTGCTGAGATTAATTGTGGAGGGAGAAATATTTCAGCAAAAAATATTGGTTCAATAAACGAACTGGGTTTTGCTATTGACTTATTTCTGCCGGCTCACGGAAATATTTGCGGTCGCTATAAAAGGTGCCAAATGGAACAAATGCCGAGGCGAAGCTCACCAGGATAGGCCGGGCTTTCCATTTGTGCTGAATGGCTATAACAGCCAGCCATAATGAGTACCCTATAAAAAGTACACCATGCGCCATTCCCACATGACGCACCATTTCAGGTTCGTCATAGAAATATTTCAAGGGCATTGCAATGAACAGCAACACCAGCAGCGAAACGCCTTCGAGCAGCGCCAGGATCCTCAATAATTTCATGCTCAGTTCACTTCATTTATTTGGCCGGCAAAAATAGGGTATCCAAAGGTGCCTGATGTCTGAATTGTCATCCTGTTTTGAAAGAGGTTTGTTCGGTATTATTCCTGGTTTTAATTAAAAAAATAAAATGTTTTAAAATTTCCGGAAATTCATTCCCAAACATTATTTAAAAACATAAATTAATTTTTTAATAAGAAATTGAGACTGGCTATCATTTAATCAGCACAACTTTTTCAAAATGGATCACAGCATCATTGGCAATAAGTTGCAACAGGTAGGTTCCATTTGCGAGACCGGTAACGTCCAAAGCATGAACGTCAGTCAGCAGCCATTCCTTTTTTACAATGCGGCCGGTAGCGTCCGTAAGTACGGCCTCTATCCTTTTCGTTTGTGGCGTACCAGGCCGTTCAATCATCAGCGCTCCGGATGCCGGAATAGGATAAACCTTCATCTTAGCTGCTTCTGCCTTACCGTCAATCGAAACCGAAACATTGCGAAAGCAACGAATTGCCAATCCTGCCTCCGGAGCAATAGGGCCTGAACCTGAGCTTTCGAGCGACCAGCTTACCCACTTGAAGAGTACACCTGAACCGGGCGTGGTAACAAACCAACCGGCACGCTGTCCCCTGTAGTTGAAAGTTCCATCCGCATGGCTTCTGAAGCCGCCTGGCAGCGCGGTAAACCCGCTGTTATTGGTTGCTCCTGTATTAGGCTCCTCCCAATGTTCCGTGCCGGCTTGTTTCAGCTTTCCACCTGCCATGCTGGCGCCTCCCAAAGAACTGATCATTTTATCCCAATCCTGCTCTGAAGGGACACTCCAGCCTGCAGGACAAATGTCGGGGTCCATCGCCACGTAGCCATTATATATTCTTCCATAGAGAAAGTGGTGCGTAGCAGAATCATTATCATACCAGCACATGCCAGGTTCTGTAAGCGTTGGCCAGACAGCGTTGTCCTCCTCTTCTAAAATCGAATCGCCATTATTAAATCGGGAAGTGCGAAGATTTTCGGCCATCCATTCCTGGCTGCCAATTCTTACTGTAGGGTAGGTGTTGCCATCCACATCAGCAACCTGTGCCAGAACAGGCGCTGAAGTCAGGCTGGTTAACCACAATAAAATTATCTTTAGGGTAGCCGGGAAGTTCTTCATGCTATTGTCATTTGGTTCGTGCTGCTATCAAGACTTTTTCGATCAGACGAAATTCATTTCTCATGTGGCTGATCATTATAGGTGCCTCAATTTAAGATCATTTCATGGAAATATATCTTTTTGCCTACGAAAGTTTCATCAGGCCCTCTGACAAAGAAGCAACAAAATTGACTTGCCTGCCCCGGTTGCTTTCAGTAATAAAATCATTAAGTTTCGTTCCCTGATATTTCTTAAAATCACCCACAATGGCAAGCCTTACCCGGTAGGTAGAAAACTTCTGAAGAATTTCTCCTGCCATTCCATTTTTCAGATCAAAAAACTCAGGTGTTATATTGCTTTCATAAATAATAATCCGGTCAAAGCCCTGGTAATATAAATTTCCTAAGAGATCCAATCCATCTTCAGCAGAGGTAA
This genomic window contains:
- a CDS encoding YciI family protein, with protein sequence MNEYLIIIRGGEDVSSLKSPEEMQRHMQEWQKWMGGLAENGKFVAGQPLMNEGKSLVEAGKRVIDRPLAEGKELVAGYIILKAESLNEATELAKGCPGLEHNCTLEIREIRPMD
- a CDS encoding ester cyclase, whose product is MTAKAIAKAWFNGIDSRNFEGVKKLMAPNHKFHNPMSPQPIEVEEHIGMMQMMTSAFEGKHHIDQLIEDGNHVVARGHWSGKHVGEFNGVPATGNDLTFSWMDLFEIVDGKVANEYFEMNPLSIMSQIGAMETKDA
- a CDS encoding ATP-binding protein; translated protein: MIARLLHPVLNDYVSQFPVIFLTGPRQSGKSTLEKTLVGWSYVNLEDPDQRNLATNEPALFLAQLGEKAIIDEAQHVPELFSHIQLIVDENPQRKFLLTGSQNFLMLEKITQSLAGRTGILQLLPFSMDELAYVGKLPALETYLWKGSYPRIYDQNIDPKAFYNGYLNTYVERDVRSIRNIGDLATFRRFLGLCAGRIGQLLNMNALATETGTSVNTIKHWLSVLEASYVIYLLQPYHKNFNKRITKSPKLYFYDTGLACRLLLINKPEELLNHFARVQIFESLVITEIRKSLLNAGEMPHLYFWRDSHGHEVDLLIDQGATITAVEIKSGKNPSLNYLKGLKYWQELTSESAETSKVVYAGEQQMRTGHGDLVPWMKVVDLVSK
- a CDS encoding nucleotidyltransferase substrate binding protein, with the protein product MLNQKDIRWIQRFSKYKKALSQLEKFIDKGTLNELEQQGLIQAFEYTFELAWNTIKDFYEYQGEEGIQGSRDAFRMAFRRELIANGDAWMEMIKSRQLTVHSYNEETANEIAEQVQDSYIHEFMKLRSSFEEIIKKQIRKENKEQ
- a CDS encoding nucleotidyltransferase domain-containing protein — protein: MKFGLPEKALKRIIEVFKKHPQVDQVLLYGSRAKGNFKPSSDIDLTVIAPELKWKDINRISLELDDLLLPYSIDISLYHHISDPDVLDHIKRVGKNFYQKNG
- a CDS encoding response regulator transcription factor, encoding MTKTKILLVDDDENLTFLLNENLMTAGYEATICRDGESGLRSFRAELFQLCILDVMMPKMDGFTLAKQIRKQDHHIPVIFLTAKNMIDDKLKGFDLGADDYMTKPFSFHELLCRIKAVLSRTGVSENSYHWDSRMGNLIFNYNMRSLKNGSKEKKLSAKEAELLQVFQENKNRLISRQQILKRVWGDDDFFTSKSMDVYLTRIRKLIKDDPSLELLNVHGVGYKMIVNGEIEE
- a CDS encoding HAMP domain-containing sensor histidine kinase, which encodes MRKQPLQFLFILMVVAVGAVVSAQLYWIFNAYTLQEENFRRDALVALQNTTSQIEDNYTCLESFNKINLKQRENILILKRNADGVSMDTIRQFAAAYTGDSLFSTNSFSSPLTATAEILVKYHYFPRSYSHITQFDNPHNSLKGMTKKQQEQFFRGNVTLTYANGEKYFLDYIDSVLTINLSNQGISSDFRFQLKDKQNDSILFRNFEDEVLLAGAMPFTSSFYQGSRFFSPQELQLWIPAQNKILLGRMGFVMVGSFLVLVLLGAVVLLIVRTLLRQKKLAVIKNDFINNMTHEFKTPICNISLALETIENSSLVNGNNGLRQYLSIINSENIRMDENVEKIMEISMMERTEVKLNMKPCNLNNIVRQVVPLFDLMIRERHGNITVKSYKPVVMVNCDAVHISNVFYNLIDNAIKYNDKTPEVNISVIEENDLIKIEFSDNGIGINQEHQKPIFDSFYRVSTGNKHDVKGFGLGLSYVKNIIESHRGDVQLNSRKGGGSVFSVRLPIETKEVKRSSRINLHRLNL
- a CDS encoding kelch repeat-containing protein: MKKIFLILIQISWSALVFGQWTQMNDFPSTPTDGAFSFVLDNKGYVGGGLAGNEVFSFDASNGEWTEKAPIPSPGDHLAWAFSFVINGKAYVGGGSFETASDLTDKMYEYDPQMDTWTEKAPYPAGERDGCFSFSVNGKGYVGGGFDGQYMLFDFYEYNPATDQWRSLPDYPGGPVLFAVSFVIDGKAYAGTGAQGTMEIDDIWEFDPTTESWNQVASFPGESRQAAVGYAVGGKGYIAGGMSDYTTIRSDLWEYDPAADNWQKIEDNLPTDQLAWSTAFVLGNDAFIGLGVNLPDFEFSNSFYKYSHVSTGIYQKTPAALEVYPNPASSVLNIKNPQAGLNAQGYMLDATGKTVKKWKPDESEINIEDLAEGIYLLRLIVEGEIFQQKILVQ
- a CDS encoding DUF3817 domain-containing protein: MKLLRILALLEGVSLLVLLFIAMPLKYFYDEPEMVRHVGMAHGVLFIGYSLWLAVIAIQHKWKARPILVSFASAFVPFGTFYSDRKYFREPAEISQ
- a CDS encoding FISUMP domain-containing protein, with the protein product MKNFPATLKIILLWLTSLTSAPVLAQVADVDGNTYPTVRIGSQEWMAENLRTSRFNNGDSILEEEDNAVWPTLTEPGMCWYDNDSATHHFLYGRIYNGYVAMDPDICPAGWSVPSEQDWDKMISSLGGASMAGGKLKQAGTEHWEEPNTGATNNSGFTALPGGFRSHADGTFNYRGQRAGWFVTTPGSGVLFKWVSWSLESSGSGPIAPEAGLAIRCFRNVSVSIDGKAEAAKMKVYPIPASGALMIERPGTPQTKRIEAVLTDATGRIVKKEWLLTDVHALDVTGLANGTYLLQLIANDAVIHFEKVVLIK
- a CDS encoding DUF4180 domain-containing protein; amino-acid sequence: MKIEAHASGNTKIAEISSGQMVITSAEDGLDLLGNLYYQGFDRIIIYESNITPEFFDLKNGMAGEILQKFSTYRVRLAIVGDFKKYQGTKLNDFITESNRGRQVNFVASLSEGLMKLS